A segment of the Fusobacterium ulcerans genome:
ATATATTTTTTGAAAAAATAATATTTTAAGGGGGAAAAAATGTATAAGAAAATTGGGATTTTAGCATTAATTTTAAGTTCATCTCTGTTTGCAGAGGAATTAGGAAAAAAGGAAGAATTTGCTGTAAAGCTTAATGAATCAACTATTACATCAGAAAGATATGATGAGACTCCTGTTATTGAAACAGCTAAAAATGTTACTGTTATCACAAGTGAAGAGATTGAAAAAAGAGGATATAAAAGTGTGGATGAAGCTCTTGTAAATGTTCCCGGTCTTTCTTTTGCAGGTGGATATTTATCAATGAGAGGGCAAGTTCCAAGCATGGGAAACAAACATCTGGTTGTACTGGTTGATGGGATTCCTCAAAATGGCATGGATAATAGGTCATTCGATTTAGATTTTATTCCTGTAGAACAAATAGAAAAAATAGAGGTAGTTCCTGCTGGAGGAGCTATTATGTATGGAGGAAATGCTACTTCTGGAGTTATCAACATCATTACTAAAGAAAATGAAAACAAAAAATATTGGGGAAATGCTGGACTTCAAGTGGGTTCATTCAATGAAAGAAAGTATAAATTAAACTACGGAACTAATCTAACAGAAAATTTATCAATAGATGCCAGATATATTAATACAGATAAAGATGGGTATAGAGATTATACGAAAAAGGAATCTGAATTTGAAGAAATAGGGGCTAAATACAAATTAAAAGATGGAAATATAGGTTTTAAATATATTCGCAATGAAAGAAAATCAACAGGTTCTGGATATCTTACCAAAGCTCAATATGATCATGATAGGAGGCAAAATGATTCAAGTTATAAAGAAAAAATAGCTCATGATACACAAGATAAATATATTCTTGAATTTAACAAAAAGCTGTCTGGCAACTTATCTCTTTCAGCTGTAGCTGAATATCGTGAGAGGGAATATACTTATTCTCAGCCTAAAACAGCTGCATATTCATCATATCATAGCAGAGTAAAAAATACTGATTCTCTATATACAAATGCGCAGTTAAAATATAGCTATGCTGAAAAAAGCAATTTAATATTTGGAGGAGACTATTCTAAAGCTAAAGTTAAAGAAGATGGATATAGTACTTCTGGTTCTACAATTTATCGTAAAACATATACAGTAACTGACTATGAAGCTATTGGTGGTTATCTTCTTAATAAATATAGTTATAATAATTTTATCTTTACTCAGGGAATTAGAGTGGAAAGAAATAAATTTGATGAAGATGAAGCCTCTTATAAGACTGATGGAACTTTTAAAAATAAAAAAAATATTAATGATTCCAATACAAATACAAACTATGAATTAACAGCAAACTATATGTTTTCTGAAGATACTTCAGGATATGTCAGCTGGAATAGAGTATATAGATCTCCTAATCTGACTGAATATACTAGTTGGAAAACAAATAAAAATACCAATGAAACTGCTTCAAGAGATTCTCAGGAAGTTGATACTTTTGAAATTGGTCTTAAGTCTCTTATAAATAATATTTATTTGTCTGGAGCTGTATTCTATATCAAAGGGAATAAAGAGATAATGTACGATTATTATAGAGATGAAATAGCAATAGATAAATCTGAAAGTGGAAGCTACTACAACCTTGATGGAAAAACTGAAAGAATAGGAATTGAACTTGCCAGTGAACAATATTTCGACAAATTAACATTGAGAGAAAATTTTACATATATGCATAATGAAATTGTAGATGGCCCATATAAAGGAAACGATATTCCTGGTGTAAGCAATGTAATATTCGGATTAGGAGCTACCTATGAAATCACTTCTCAGTTTACTTTTAACATTGAATCAAATTACCATGGAAAAGCTTATCTAATCAATGATTATTATAATAAAGTTCCCAAAAGAAATAGCTATATGGTTACAAATATTTCTGCAAAATATAATTTTGAAAATGGTGTATCTCTTGCTGCTGGAATAGATAATGTTTTCAATGAAATTTACTGTGACTATATTACTTATGCAGGTACAAAAATCAATTATTCTCCTTCACCTGAGAGAACATATTATGTAAGTGCTGAATATAAATTTTAATTCTAAACAGGGAGGAGACAATGAAAAAATTTAATAAACACTTTATACTCTCAATACTATTTCTATTTTTTACATTGAATACATATAGTTATAGAGTAAAAGAAAGCCCTACAGAGAGATTCAAAATCGAAAATTTTAAAGATGAAATTAAAAAGACAAATTTTAAGTTTGACGAATTTGGAAAAGCAAAAGATTACGGAATTCTTGGATACTATAATTTTGTTCCTTTAAAAAGCAATGGTAAAATATCCGCATATGCCTGTTTGACTCATCTTAAAGTATATGACAGACATGAGCCTTTTATTGTTATAGTTTCTTTAGATGGAAAAATAATAGACTATTCTATTCCAGAAGCAAAGAAAAAACATTTTCCTCTTAATTCAGATAATGTGAAAAAAATGGTAATTGGGAAAGATAAAAACAATGTAAAAATGGACGCAGTAGCTGGTTCTACTTTTCACGTTCCTGCCATTAATGCTGAATTAAAAAACATATTAAATATTTTTGAATATCGAAAAGAAATAATTAGAAAAGATGAAGTAAAAGTATAAAATTTTGTATAATAAAATGAGATGAGCCCAGCTGCAAGTTCATCTCATTTTTATTTATATTTCATGCTTGATTCCCAGTATTTTTAAAAATTCATCTTTGTTTTATAATTTAAAAATTGTTGTAAATTTTACTTTTTCTTATCTTTTTCAATTTCTGTATTTCTATTGAGTTTTTCTAAAATATTCAGATTAGTTATTTCGTGAAATTCCTCTTTTTCATCCTTTTTCTCAATTTGAACTTTTCTATTCAATTCTTCCAAAATATTTAAATTAGTTAAATCTTCTTTTCTACTTTTCATAGTTGGTCTCCTTTTATAATGTTAAATTTTAATAATTTTTCCATATTTGCTTCAATAAATTTATCAGTAATAATATATGACACTGTTTTTTGAATCACTGGAAGTTCTTTTCCAGAATAAATAAACTCCACTTTTCTTTCTACATTTTTAAAATGCTCTCCATTTTCAATTACTTTTGCCAGTTCTCCAATATCAAATCCTTTTTTTAAATCTCTATTCATCTCTTTCCTCCTCCTTAAATATTTATAATAAACATAAAATTAATATAAAGTTATTGCTGAAAAATATATTTTATTCCCAATAATTTTATGATGCTTCTCCTACAATTTTCCCTTCCATAAATGATGCTGTTCCCAGAAGTTTTCCATTTTCATAAAACATACTCCAGTTTCCATCCAGCATATCATTTTTAAAATAGCCTATTGCATTAATCACACCATTCTCATAATAT
Coding sequences within it:
- a CDS encoding TonB-dependent receptor translates to MYKKIGILALILSSSLFAEELGKKEEFAVKLNESTITSERYDETPVIETAKNVTVITSEEIEKRGYKSVDEALVNVPGLSFAGGYLSMRGQVPSMGNKHLVVLVDGIPQNGMDNRSFDLDFIPVEQIEKIEVVPAGGAIMYGGNATSGVINIITKENENKKYWGNAGLQVGSFNERKYKLNYGTNLTENLSIDARYINTDKDGYRDYTKKESEFEEIGAKYKLKDGNIGFKYIRNERKSTGSGYLTKAQYDHDRRQNDSSYKEKIAHDTQDKYILEFNKKLSGNLSLSAVAEYREREYTYSQPKTAAYSSYHSRVKNTDSLYTNAQLKYSYAEKSNLIFGGDYSKAKVKEDGYSTSGSTIYRKTYTVTDYEAIGGYLLNKYSYNNFIFTQGIRVERNKFDEDEASYKTDGTFKNKKNINDSNTNTNYELTANYMFSEDTSGYVSWNRVYRSPNLTEYTSWKTNKNTNETASRDSQEVDTFEIGLKSLINNIYLSGAVFYIKGNKEIMYDYYRDEIAIDKSESGSYYNLDGKTERIGIELASEQYFDKLTLRENFTYMHNEIVDGPYKGNDIPGVSNVIFGLGATYEITSQFTFNIESNYHGKAYLINDYYNKVPKRNSYMVTNISAKYNFENGVSLAAGIDNVFNEIYCDYITYAGTKINYSPSPERTYYVSAEYKF